TCTGCCGGCACCGTCGTCCAGGTTCGTCCATCGTAGGTCGACAGACCGTGGTTGGTCCCGAACCACAGACGGCCCGTAGGGTCTTGGGCAATGGCGTAGACCACGTTCCCAGCGAGCCCGTCCTCGGTGGTGTAGTTGGTCCAGGTGGTGCCATCGAAGCGGGCGACCCCGCCGCCCCAGGTGCCGATCCACTTCACGCCCCGCGGATCGACCAGCAGGGAGAACACGTAGTTCTCGTTGTACGTCTCGCGCCCCTCAGGGTCCAGCGCGGTCAGATCGTGTCGGTGCGTCGTGCCGCCCGTCAACGACCCGAAGCCGGTATTGTCGCTCGGATCCAAGCGCTGCGTGTTCGGCGCGCCCAGTCCGTCGCGATGGGTCCAGCTCGTCCAGGTGGCGCCGTCGAACCGGCTCACCCCGCCCTCGGTTCCGAACCACACCGAATCGTCACGATCCACCGCAACGGCGTACACCCAGCGGTTGACCAACCCGTCCTCGACGCGGTACGACGTGAATCCGCGTCCGTCGTATCGGCTGACGCCGTTCCACGTCCCGATCCACATCGTGCCATCGCGCTGATACGCGATGTCGTAAACCCACGGGTCCGCGAGTCCGTCGTTGACGTGAAACGTCTTGGTCCGATCGCCGTCCACCCGCGCCAGGCCCCCGCTATTGGTCCCGAACCAGGTCACGCCGTGCTGGTCAACGGACACGGTGAAGGCATAGTTCACCAGCAGGCCGTGCTGGGTCGTAAAATGGCCGACCTTCCGCCCGGCCGCTCGATCGATCTTTAACACGCCCTCCGACGACGCGACCCACAAAAACGGGCCGTCGATCGCCAATGCGCGCACAAACGCGTGCTCGTCGGTTTCAAAACTTTCCACCACGCGGTAATTCTCAGACGACCGGGGCGTACACGAGAGAGCGAACAGGGCGATGAGCAGCGCCCCTAGGACTCTGCGCGGAGCCGTCACGACAGACGCAATAGTTCGATGTGATGCTCCGAGAGGAGGGGCCAGGTATCCATGCAAGGTGTACTCGCGTGCCAACCCACGTTACCATAGCCCCGCGGCGCAGAGCAAGACGGAGCGCGCCGAGACCGCCTCACCGTTCACAACTTGACCTGCCCCGGCCTCCAGCTATCCTAGGGACGCTTATGCGCCTCCGAACCGGTCCGCTCCCTACCATTGACGTGCCCATTGAACACGATTTGCGGCAGATCGAACGCAGGGAATGGCACCTGTGGGTACTGACGCTCATCCTGCTTCTCGTCTTCGTCGGGGTGATCGTGCTCACTTCATACATCCTGCTCGAACACGAACCCGAGAGCTCGGGCCTTTTCCACCTGATGGTCTATCGGGGTTTGCCCGGGCTTGTGGTGCTGATGGCGCTGTTTTGCGCCTACATTCTTCACACGCGCGTGACGTTCGGGCGCATGCGGCGCCTCTTTGAAAAACAAGCCATGCGCGACGCGTTGACCGGCTTGCTCAACCGGCAATACGTGGGCGACCGCCTCGGCGAAGAACTGGCGCGTGCCGAGCGAAACCGCGGCGAGTTCGGCATCTTGCTCTGCGATCTCGACCATTTCAAGGCCGTCAACGACAGCCACGGTCATCACGCCGGGGACGAGGTGCTCAAAGAGGTCAGCAAGGCGGTGCTCGAAGCCACCAGGGGCTCGGACCTCGTCTTTCGCTGGGGTGGGGACGAGATCCTGGTGGTGTTGGCCCGGACCACTCGAGACGGCGTGCTCACGGCTGCGGATCGTATCCGCAAAGGCGTCAAGGCCGTGGGAGACCGCCGCCACGTGATGTTGGACGTCAGCGTCGGGGCGGCTTTGTATCCCGAGCACGCCCAAACCGTCGACGCGCTGATCCGGCTCGCGGACCGCGCCCTGTACATCGCGAAGCGCGGCGGGGACAAGGTGCATATCGGAGAGGAAGAGTATCGATTGGACGATCAGGCGGTGCAGGTCGTATTCCAAGCGGTGGTGGATCGGACCACCAACAAGGTATTGGGACACGAGGCTCTCAGCCGCGATCCCCAAGGGAAACTGAGTATCGGCGAGCTCTTCCGGCGGTATCAGGCCGTGGGGCAGCTCAATGAACTCAAGTGCCTCTGCTTTCGCCTCCAACTCAACGCCGCAGCCGCGGCCGGGCTCAACCGCGTGTTTCTCAACGTAGACTTCGCGGTCCTGGATCTCCTCGAGGTCGTACCCAAACCGGCGGGGATCGAGGTGATTCTGGAAATTTCCGAGGCCGAGGCCGTTCGCGACGTGGAGCGCCACCTCCAGACCACCAGCGTGTGGCGGGCCCAGGGCTACAAGTTCGCCATCGACGATTTCGGAGCCGGGTTCATCTCGCTCCCGTTCATCGCGCGCCTGATCCCGGACTACATCAAAATGGACCGTTCCACGATCGTGCAGGCACGCGCTTCTCGGCAGTTTCTGACGTTTCTGCGCGATCTGGTGGTGGCGCTGCGCAATTACTCGAAGGAAGGCATTATCGCGGAGGGCATCGAGACTCCCGAGGAACTGCAGGTCGTGCGCGATCTTGGCATCGGCCCGGTTCAGGGCTTCCTGCTCGCCGAGCCGCAAACGCTGGTCGCCCGTCCCGACCACCGCGTGACCCGCCCGGCGGCGTAGCACCCCGCCTCAACCCTCACAAGCTGGCGCGCCTGGCTGGAATCGAACCAGCGACCCACAGCTTAGAAGGCTGTTGCTCTATCCGACTGAGCTACAGGCGCGCATGGGTGAAAGACGAGGGGAGAGGGGGGTGAGCGGTGAAGGCCCCGTCACCCCGTCGTCTCTAAGCAATCGGGGCGACTGGATTTGAACCAGCGACCCCCTGCGCCCAAGGCAGGTGCGCTACCAGGCTGCGCTACGCCCCGTTGAATTCCTTCCCGCCGAGTCCGGCATCGATACGGATATCAGCATACCACGAACGTGCGCCAAGGCGTCGAGACAGAGCCTTCGCTCAGGGCCCTACAATGCGAGCGCTGGACCGAGCGCGGCTTTCTGGTACGCCGCCAGTCTCTTGATGCCGGTCGCTGCTAACTGCGTGAGGTCCACCAAATCGGCGGCTGAAAACGGCGTGCGTTCCGCGGTTCCCTGCACCTCGATGAACCCACCCGAACCCGTCATGACCACGTTCATGTCCACGTCGGCCTGGGAATCTTCGACGTAGGTCAAGTCCAGCACCTGCCGTCCGCCGACCACCCCGACGCTCACCGCCGCGACGTATTCCTTAACCGGCATCCTCGAAAACAATCCGCCCGCCATGCCTTTGCGGCACGCCGCCACCAGTGCGACGAACGCACCCGTAATAGACGCCGTCCGCGTCCCGCCGTCGGCCTGGATCACGTCGCAGTCAATCCAGATCGTCCGCTCCCCCATGGCGGCAAAGTCCATGACCGCGCGCAGCGATCGCCCCACCAACCGCTGGATTTCCTGGGTCCTGCCCCCGATTTTGGTCCGCTCCCGCTGGGTACGCTCCGCGGTGGCGCGAGGGAGCATGGCGTATTCGGCCGACACCCATCCGGCGCCTTTGCCCTTGAGGAACGGGGGCACGCGGTCCTCGATGGTGGCGGTACAGACCACCTTGGTCTCACCCATTTCGATGAGCGCCGAACCTTCGGCCGGTTTGATGAAGCCCGGCGTGATGATGACCGGGCGAAGTTGTTTGGGCGTTCGTCCGTCGGGCCGCACAAGGGTCCCCAAAACGTACAGCGCGCCACAAGGGGGCGCGCCATCCCATGGGCCGCAGGCCACCTCACACGTGGCGCAGCAAAGTGGGGGCCATTATAGGAAAGGTGGGGCGAAAGAGCAAACCCGGAGCGCGCCAAAGGCGCGCTTGAAAATTGACGCCGTCGGCGCCCCTACGGGTGGCGCGCCATGCCATGAGCGCTGCGGCAACCGGCCTGCTGATCAGGCCGCGGCTGGTATGGGAAAGTCGTCGTCCCGCCGCCGATTCGCTTGCCGGCGGTCGTAGCTGACCGGATCAAGCGGGATGGAGACGATAAACGTGGTCTGACGCCCGAGTTCAGACTCCACCGAAATCGTGCCCCGGTGTTCTTCGATCACCTGGTGGCAGGCCAGGAGTCCTAACCCGCTGCCTTCGTGGCCTTTGGTCGTGAAGAACGGGGTGAACAGCTTTTCAATATTTTCAGGCGGAATGCCTACCCCGGTGTCCGTGACGCGAACCGTTGCATGCGGAACCCCGCGAACAGTCACGGCACGGGTGCTGACGGTCAGGGTTCCACCCGAGGGCATCGCCTGGATCCCGTTGAGCATCAGATTTAAGAACACCTGCTTCATTCGTTCCGAGTCCATACGCACCGGCTGCAAAGACGGATCCCCCTTCACGTCAACCGATACCCCAAGTGACCGGGCCTGGGGCTCCAAAAACGTCGCCATTTGGGCGAGCAGCGCGTTGAGGTCTCCTGCTTCGATCTTGAGCTCCGACTCGCCGGTAAACTTGGCGTAAGAGAGCAGTTGCCGGATCAACCCCCGGATGCGCTCGACCTCATTGACCGTCACCCGATACAACGTGCCCCAGTATTCCTCATCGGCTTGCGCGTCCTTCCGCTTGGACGGCAGCATTTGCAGAAACGTCGAAATCGGCACCAGGGGATTGTTGATCTCGTGAGCCAGGCCAGCCGCAAGCGTGCCGACGGCGCTCAGGCGGTTGGCGCGAGCCATCCGTTTCATGGTCTCGATCTTTTCCGCGTAGAGTCGGTCGCGTTCTTTGACCAGCACATAGCGCTCGATCCCTTCCCGAAACGCCATGCGCACTTCGCGCTCGTCGTAGGGTTTGGTGAGGTAGCGACAGACGTTGCCCAAGTTGATCGCGTCCACCACGCTCTCGAGGTCGGAATACGCCGTCAACAACATGCGCACCGTCTCGGGATAGGCTGCCCGCACCCGGGCGAGAAATTGCGTGCCCACCATGTCCGGCATGCGTTGATCGGACAGGACCAGCGCCACGTCGCGCGTGCCGAGGATATCAAGCCCTTCCGCTGCACTTGCCGCCGAGAGAATCGTGAACTCCCGCTTGAACTGCCGACGCAGCGTTTCCAACGCATACGGCTCGTCATCCACGTACAAAATCGGGTACGCCTTGTAGTCCAAATCCTCAAACATTGCGGACTCCCGACTCCAGCTCTACGCGGCCTGCGACAACACCTGCGCCAACGGCAACACGACGGTAAACTCCGCGCCGTGGCCGGGCTCGCTTTTCACGTCGATCCGTCCTCCAACGTCCTGGACGATTTGATAGCTCACGGACAAGCCGAGCCCGGTGCCCTGGCCGACCGGCTTGGTCGTGAAAAACGGCTCGAACAACCGCGGCATATGTTCGGGCTTGATCCCCGGCCCGGAATCGCGCACGGTCACGGTCACCATATGTTCGTGGTCGCGAGACTCCACCCAGATCTCCCCGGATGGGCCCACGGCCTGGACCGCATTCTGCAGCAGGTTCATCCACACTTGGTTGAGTTTACCAGGAACTGCCAAAACCGGGGCGCTGGACTGCATGTCCGTGTGCAGGACGATCTGTTTACCCATCGTCGGACGGACGAGCCCAAGCGTCGACTCCAGTCCATCCCGAACCGAAACCGCGACCTTTTGATTCTGATCTTTACGAACAAACGTTTTGAGTTGCCCGATGATTTGCTCCGTGCGCGACACACCGTTTTTGACGATGCCCAACGACGCATCCACATCTTCCACCGCCTCAACCGCCTCCGCCTCGGCATGCTCTCGCACCAGCAGCGGCTTCAGCTCGTCCCACGCGGTTTGGAGCACACTCAGGCTGTTTTTGGCGAAGTTGATCGGGTTATTCATCTCATGCGCCATTCCAGCGACCAACATCCCCAGGCCCGCCATTTTCTCGGATTGCACCAGCTGCGCCTGCGTGGCCTTCAACTCCTCGAGCGCAGCTTCCAATGCTTCGTTGCGCTGCTGGATTTCTCTTTCCAACCGCCGAAGCTCTAAGAGCGATTTGATCTTGGCGCGCAACTCCTGGGCGTTAAACGGCTTGGTCAAATAGTCGTCGGCCCCGTGCTCCAAGCCTTCGATCTTCATCGCCATGTCGGCGCGCGCCGTGAGCAGGATGATCGGGATGTGCATGGTACGAGGGTCTTTGCGGATTTCTCGGCAGAGCTGATAGCCATCCATTTCCGGCATCATGACGTCGGAAACGATCACATCCGGAAGCTGCTCTGCCGCAACCCGCACCCCCTCGATTCCATTGGCGGCCTTGAGTACGCGGTATTCCCCCTGCAGCTCGAATGCGATAAATTCCCGCATATCGGGGTTGTCCTCCACGACGAGGAGCTGCCGACCGTTCGCTGGGGAGAGACTGGTTTCCGCCATAACAGTGGGTTCCGTGGGTATACCGACCCCTTGGCGGTCGGCGGCTACACGCAGCGTTTGCGTCCAGTCGGCTGACCCGACATCGTCGCCCTCGGGCTGAGAAGCCTTCTCCTTGTCGGTTGCATTGTTCGGACCTTCCAGGAGTAACGGGACTGTGAACGTGAACGTTGACCCCCGCGTGGGTTCGCTTTCAACCTGGATCCGTCCGCCATGCAACTCCACGATCTCTTTGGCAAGAGCCAGACCAATACCTGTGCCCTCGTAACGGCGGTTGGTAGCAGAATCCACCTGGGAAAACCTTTTGAAGAGCTTAGGCAGGTCTTTTTCCGCAATGCCGATGCCAGTGTCCGTGACCTGAACTCGCAACTGTCCATCAGCCGACCGGCCCCACGACAGGGTGACCCGACCACCGGAGTCGGTGAACTTGATTGCGTTAAACATCAAATTCAACACGACCTTCTCCAGACGATCTCGATCAAAGTAGACGCGGGGAGGCAATGGTGATTCGCCACGACCTGCAAGCTCAATGCGCTTTTTCTCCGCCATCGGCGCGACCGAGGCCACAAGCCCCCGGAAAAACGTCTCCAGGTTTCCCTGCCGGAACTCAAGTCTCATGCGCCCAGCGTCTAACTTGGTTAAATCGAGCAGGTTGTTGATCTGCTTAAGCAACCTTAGCCCGTTTTGATGCATCACCGTCGCGTGGCGCTTCACTCCATCAGATATCGGACCTGCCTCTCCCTTAAGCAATGACTCCAATGGCGCGAGAATTAGCGTAAGAGGCGTTCTTAACTCGTGACTAACCGTTGCGAAAAATTGTGTCTTGGCCGCATCGAGTTGTTTGAGTTCGTCAACTGCAGTTGCCAGTTGACTTCGCGTCTTCTCGAGCGTCTCATTGCTCCGCGTTAGTTCATGGCGTCCCAAGAATTCTCGGTACCTGAGACGATGCGAGAAAAAGCTGGCCGTCAATGCGATGATCATCGTCATCGTAAGAAAGAATGTGTTGTTCAGAAAGAGGGGCAGATTTTTCACGCTCTCGAACAACGCCAAAGGAACGAAATACGCGCTATAGATCACCGCATAGACTAATGCGGTTCTCCCAATGCTCCAAGGCATAAGCAGACTGAACGCCAAAAACATCAGATTTAGTCCCGCATAGTACGTACTCGTATACCCCCCTGTCATCACGACCATGGCCTCGATTATGAGGCTCATCGGCAGAATACTCGCGGCTCCCAACGCGTACATTGCCCGGTCGGCGACAGAGGTGTAGCAAAGGAGAAGTACAGCCAGATTGATCGAAGCACTCACAAGACGAAGGGCTAGGAACAAACCGAAATGCTCTGGAGCTACAACCGAGTCGAGTATCGCAAAGGCCGGGAAGAAAGGAATGGCTAGTGCACAAATGATCTTGATTCGCGAAAGGCTAATGGCGTGGGTCTCCGACTCGAACGACCCGCTGAGAATACGGTCACCCTCCGGCTCGCGAGAGTCCGATGCTAACATCGGCGCCCGACAATAATTACCCCTTGTGGAGGATCTCCAAAGGTCGGACAGAGGTCGACGACTAAAAACCCGGCCTCCTCTACGAATGTCCTTAATTCGGATTCGCTGAAAAAGCGGAACAACCGTTGCTCTTCGAGATCAGTTAGCCGGGCTGCCGAATTGATGTAAGATTGCAGAGCGATCAGTATCGTATCCCGATCCAGTTCGGTAAAGTAAGGAAGATAGCTTCCTGCTTTAATCTTTTCGACGAGTCGATGGACTGGCAGTGACATATCCGTGTCTGGCAAGAGCGTCGAAGCCACCAACAAACCACCGGGGCGGAGGAGCCGTGCGCATTCCCTCAATACCAGTTCTGGTTCGTGGACATACGAGAGGAATAGGCTCGCGAGAATCTTTGAAACGCTTCCTGATTTAAAGGGAATGCGGTCACTATAGACCCCTAGATCGAGATTCGCTTCCACATACGAAAATGTCGCTTCGGACGCCACACTCGTATTCCGTAGATGTTTATTCCGCGCGGCATCAAGCGCTCGGCGCACAAAATCGATCAAAACAATCCTGGGGCCTTCAATCGCCCTTTGCCCCCGCTCGCTGCTCCGTTCAAGGTACCGGAGCCCAAAGTTCCCGGTACCGCCTCCAAGATCCACCACCAAGTCCGTCGGGCTGATATCGAGCAGTTCAATCTGGCGATCCATTAGCCCAAGGTACTCATCGGTCAATGTTATGATGTCGAATCCAATTTCGCCGGGTTTGGAGCCTAGCAAGTAAGACCGCCAATACCGCCTCAAATCGAGGTGCGGCTGTTGCACCCGTCCCCACTCGGAGCGTTCGAACTCCAGACGCTCGCTTTCGGATGGAATCCGTGGAGTAATCTGCGTGCCATAGTGGTCAGTCCAGATCAGACTGGTGATCAACCCGAATACGTCCAGCGCATCCTCGCCGCTTCTTACAATATGCCCGCACGGCACCTCATATACGTGCCGCCGAGCACTGGTTCGTATGCTCATTATGTCAAGCACACGGCGCCTATTGATCCAATAGTCATATTTCCCATAGATCCAGGTAACAGGAGTCGCTATTCTTGCCAGATC
The sequence above is a segment of the Nitrospirota bacterium genome. Coding sequences within it:
- a CDS encoding ATP-binding protein, yielding MFEDLDYKAYPILYVDDEPYALETLRRQFKREFTILSAASAAEGLDILGTRDVALVLSDQRMPDMVGTQFLARVRAAYPETVRMLLTAYSDLESVVDAINLGNVCRYLTKPYDEREVRMAFREGIERYVLVKERDRLYAEKIETMKRMARANRLSAVGTLAAGLAHEINNPLVPISTFLQMLPSKRKDAQADEEYWGTLYRVTVNEVERIRGLIRQLLSYAKFTGESELKIEAGDLNALLAQMATFLEPQARSLGVSVDVKGDPSLQPVRMDSERMKQVFLNLMLNGIQAMPSGGTLTVSTRAVTVRGVPHATVRVTDTGVGIPPENIEKLFTPFFTTKGHEGSGLGLLACHQVIEEHRGTISVESELGRQTTFIVSIPLDPVSYDRRQANRRRDDDFPIPAAA
- a CDS encoding two-component regulator propeller domain-containing protein; protein product: MTAPRRVLGALLIALFALSCTPRSSENYRVVESFETDEHAFVRALAIDGPFLWVASSEGVLKIDRAAGRKVGHFTTQHGLLVNYAFTVSVDQHGVTWFGTNSGGLARVDGDRTKTFHVNDGLADPWVYDIAYQRDGTMWIGTWNGVSRYDGRGFTSYRVEDGLVNRWVYAVAVDRDDSVWFGTEGGVSRFDGATWTSWTHRDGLGAPNTQRLDPSDNTGFGSLTGGTTHRHDLTALDPEGRETYNENYVFSLLVDPRGVKWIGTWGGGVARFDGTTWTNYTTEDGLAGNVVYAIAQDPTGRLWFGTNHGLSTYDGRTWTTVPADHRYVQGDVYAVAVDPDRSVWMGYKGGVARVRRAK
- the rph gene encoding ribonuclease PH; translation: MRPDGRTPKQLRPVIITPGFIKPAEGSALIEMGETKVVCTATIEDRVPPFLKGKGAGWVSAEYAMLPRATAERTQRERTKIGGRTQEIQRLVGRSLRAVMDFAAMGERTIWIDCDVIQADGGTRTASITGAFVALVAACRKGMAGGLFSRMPVKEYVAAVSVGVVGGRQVLDLTYVEDSQADVDMNVVMTGSGGFIEVQGTAERTPFSAADLVDLTQLAATGIKRLAAYQKAALGPALAL
- a CDS encoding ATP-binding protein codes for the protein MLASDSREPEGDRILSGSFESETHAISLSRIKIICALAIPFFPAFAILDSVVAPEHFGLFLALRLVSASINLAVLLLCYTSVADRAMYALGAASILPMSLIIEAMVVMTGGYTSTYYAGLNLMFLAFSLLMPWSIGRTALVYAVIYSAYFVPLALFESVKNLPLFLNNTFFLTMTMIIALTASFFSHRLRYREFLGRHELTRSNETLEKTRSQLATAVDELKQLDAAKTQFFATVSHELRTPLTLILAPLESLLKGEAGPISDGVKRHATVMHQNGLRLLKQINNLLDLTKLDAGRMRLEFRQGNLETFFRGLVASVAPMAEKKRIELAGRGESPLPPRVYFDRDRLEKVVLNLMFNAIKFTDSGGRVTLSWGRSADGQLRVQVTDTGIGIAEKDLPKLFKRFSQVDSATNRRYEGTGIGLALAKEIVELHGGRIQVESEPTRGSTFTFTVPLLLEGPNNATDKEKASQPEGDDVGSADWTQTLRVAADRQGVGIPTEPTVMAETSLSPANGRQLLVVEDNPDMREFIAFELQGEYRVLKAANGIEGVRVAAEQLPDVIVSDVMMPEMDGYQLCREIRKDPRTMHIPIILLTARADMAMKIEGLEHGADDYLTKPFNAQELRAKIKSLLELRRLEREIQQRNEALEAALEELKATQAQLVQSEKMAGLGMLVAGMAHEMNNPINFAKNSLSVLQTAWDELKPLLVREHAEAEAVEAVEDVDASLGIVKNGVSRTEQIIGQLKTFVRKDQNQKVAVSVRDGLESTLGLVRPTMGKQIVLHTDMQSSAPVLAVPGKLNQVWMNLLQNAVQAVGPSGEIWVESRDHEHMVTVTVRDSGPGIKPEHMPRLFEPFFTTKPVGQGTGLGLSVSYQIVQDVGGRIDVKSEPGHGAEFTVVLPLAQVLSQAA
- a CDS encoding diguanylate cyclase, translating into MRLRTGPLPTIDVPIEHDLRQIERREWHLWVLTLILLLVFVGVIVLTSYILLEHEPESSGLFHLMVYRGLPGLVVLMALFCAYILHTRVTFGRMRRLFEKQAMRDALTGLLNRQYVGDRLGEELARAERNRGEFGILLCDLDHFKAVNDSHGHHAGDEVLKEVSKAVLEATRGSDLVFRWGGDEILVVLARTTRDGVLTAADRIRKGVKAVGDRRHVMLDVSVGAALYPEHAQTVDALIRLADRALYIAKRGGDKVHIGEEEYRLDDQAVQVVFQAVVDRTTNKVLGHEALSRDPQGKLSIGELFRRYQAVGQLNELKCLCFRLQLNAAAAAGLNRVFLNVDFAVLDLLEVVPKPAGIEVILEISEAEAVRDVERHLQTTSVWRAQGYKFAIDDFGAGFISLPFIARLIPDYIKMDRSTIVQARASRQFLTFLRDLVVALRNYSKEGIIAEGIETPEELQVVRDLGIGPVQGFLLAEPQTLVARPDHRVTRPAA